A DNA window from Candidatus Krumholzibacteriia bacterium contains the following coding sequences:
- a CDS encoding GntR family transcriptional regulator: MHHDDRIPHFALSPSSGVPLYRQLMEAVRAEVASGRLAEGELLPSVRTVARELEINPMTVSKAWSHLESEGVVERVRGQGMRVASVATDGDPAERRRALLPAARELAARAYQLGLSPEETLAVLGPVLEEMRRD; encoded by the coding sequence ATGCACCACGACGACCGCATTCCCCACTTCGCGCTCAGCCCCTCCTCGGGCGTGCCGCTGTACCGCCAGCTCATGGAGGCGGTGCGCGCCGAGGTCGCGTCGGGTCGGCTGGCCGAGGGCGAGCTCCTGCCGTCGGTCCGCACCGTGGCGCGCGAACTGGAGATCAATCCCATGACCGTGTCGAAGGCCTGGTCGCACCTGGAGTCCGAGGGCGTGGTCGAACGCGTCCGTGGGCAGGGCATGCGGGTCGCGTCGGTGGCGACCGACGGCGATCCCGCCGAGCGCCGCCGCGCGCTGCTGCCCGCCGCCCGCGAACTCGCCGCCCGCGCCTACCAGCTCGGCCTGAGTCCCGAGGAGACCCTGGCCGTGCTGGGCCCCGTTCTGGAGGAGATGCGCCGTGACTGA